The following is a genomic window from Cydia amplana chromosome 23, ilCydAmpl1.1, whole genome shotgun sequence.
TAGACAGCGTTTTAGTTCAACTTAACCTCACTTTTCACGGTTTTTGACACTTAGCGGCTTTTTAAGGGGACCGCCACTCACACACTGCAATCCTTCGGATGGCGCGCACTGTTCCGCACACACTGGTTTTTGTTTGGAGCCAATCGGGCTAAAATAGCCACGTCCACGAATTTTTAAGAGCGGAGCTTTGCGAAAACGATGCTGCTACGACGCCCGGTGGCATGTGactgggttaggttaggttaggttaggttaggttaggttaggttaggttaggttaggttaggttaggttaggttaggttaggttaggttaggttaggttaggttaggttaggttaggttaggttaggttaggttgagaggtagaattgagggaattttgcgaatttttgtggcgagataaagctaattgagtgctattttataccgttgttctttcccagcctttccctagatttctatagtatttttaatttctttcactttacatataaattcactTTTTTCTTCAGGCGCTTTTTCACTTTCAAAAATTCACATCTTCTTTTTCCTTGTGTTTTCCCTACGtctgttaattttgtaattgggtCGGCTTTTTGCTCTACACGGAGCTTTTTACCCCATATCGATCCGACCTTTGGTTCGGGAGATATTGGAGTTCAAATCTCACGAGTTCGGTAAAAGGTTTACCCCATTTGCGGTTGACGACGTTAGGAGATTTCACTTTCAAAAAATCATATCTTCTGttcttgtgtaaataaattctttgtagtaggttagttagattaagctagttgtagggaattcaaatccgtttgaattatatttttagagggcttagtttagtagttattaattttttaaaggattgctattcctgtttatcaggcgtcggtaaacgcaaacataagttggttttcgtcttagaaattttgtaaattgtaaaatatttaatatttttagttttaaaaattagtgGTAAATAGCACATACTTAGAACTATTTTTTGACCTTGGTTCGAGATTTGTAGCTCAACCAGGAGTGACGCTACAGCCCgtcgcataaaataattttaagtttgtttttgctgttttggttctgctgcgactcgcacttgaccaaaatagttaggttaggttaggtgtttTGGTTTTTCACCTTTTTTAGGCGAATTCCACCCATAAGGGGTGGTCTTCGCGTAGTAATTATATGGATAACCCCGCGCAGGGGTTGAATCCGGAGATGGCTCCAATCACTGGGCCCCATAAAGGGGCTTCAGGGGCGGGTTCTTCGACCTCGCCCGACTGGGAGGAACCTATGGAGGGCCAGGACAGGGCTGAGGCCGCCTCCAAGAAGAGGCCCCATGAGGGAAACCGGGTCCTGGAGTATGAGACTCACGTTGGGAGCGGGCCTAAAGTTAGCACCGCGCTGAGGGGTAGGGCCAAGGCCATGGTGAAGAAAGCCTCCATGGGCCACTTTACCGGCCTGGCAGCAGCCAAGGCCAGACTGAAGGCCTATAAGGAGGACTTGCTCTTGGAGGTGTTGGACAGCCAGGAGGGAAAGGAAAAGGGAGTGGTCCCCCCTTTACTCCTGAGAAGGTCCCAgggggacaacaaaaagaagGGGGATAAGGAGCCGTGGATGGTGAGCCCGTCCCCTTCTCCAAGTCAAGAAATGACAGAAAGCAGCCCGCCCCTATACACAGGGACGGACTACATAGAAATAGTGCGGGAGGCGACCCATATTGTCCTAGAGGCTGCCGGAAAATCCGGCAACCTAAATGGACAAGTCTGGGGAAAACTGAACCAGGCCTGCCGGGACATCCTGGCGGCCACTGACGTCCTGGCGGATAGAGTAGAGGACGAGGAGTTGCGGGCCTTAAAGGCGGACAATAACCTAATGCGGGAGCAACTTGCCCAATGTCAGACCGAGATGAAGGCCCTTCGTAGAGCCTTATCTGAGAGGACGATCCAGCCCCCACAGGCCCCGACGGCCCAATGCGGCCAGGCGACAGACTTCTCTGAGGCCCTCAAAGAGGCCCTCAAGGAATTGAAGGAGGACCTGAAGCGGGACCTTACAATTACCATGGGAAACATGATCTCGGCCCGCACGGGCTATTTCCCTGAGCCGGTCCCCCGCCCTCCTCTCGCTGCGGACAGGAATAAGACGACCGCGAACCAGCCGGAACCTCAATCTGGGGCGCCGCCCTCAAGGGCAGTGACAGGTGCGCCGCCGACAAGGCAGCCTAAGGCCCCTGTGGCCCAGCCTTCGGCACCAGCGACCAAGAAGAGGGCTAACTCTGCTCCTAGGCAGAAGACGGTGAAGGAGCCTAGTGCCTCTCCACCCTCGCAGCCGGCAACAAAAACACAGGAGCCTGCTGAGTCTTGGACGCAGGTTGTCAGGAAGGGCAATGGCAAATCCGCCAAGACCCCTTCCCCCCCTGCCGCCCCGGCTCGGAAACCGGCACCAGCGGGCCCACGGAAGCTGGTTGTGCCCGCCACGGCCGCGATCGTGATGGCCTTGAAGCCGGAGTCTGAGGCGACATACGCCTCAATTTTGTATAAGGTCACTAAATCGGTGAAGCTTGCTGATGTGGGTGTAGAGCACGTCAAGGTCCGCAAAACAGCTGCTGGAGCCAGGATACTTGAGGTGTCCGGGTCCGACAATGGTAGGGCGGCTGATGAACTCTGCCGAAAAATGACGGAGGTGATCGGTGAGGAAGCCCGAGTATACAGGCccaccaaaatggcggacttacgcATTTCGGGCCTAGATGAGGCAGCCACTCAGGAAGAGATCGCGGGAGCAATCGCTAAATTGGGAGAGTGCTCAATAAATGAAGTTAAGGTGGGATCGATTAGGGCCCAATATAATGGGACAGCGTCGACTCTGGCACAGTGCCCTATAACGGCAGCCAAGAGGGTCACCGCAGCGGGTCGACTTCAAATAGGATGGTCCTCGGCTATAGTAGTGGCGCTGGACCCAACACCGATGAGGTGCTTCAGGTGTATGGGCACGGGGCACACCAGAGCACTATGCCCGTCGCCAGTAGATAGGAGCGGTCTTTGCTTCCGGTGTAGCAGGCCGGACCACAAGAGGGTGGACTGTAAGGCGGAGACTGCCTTCTGCTCGGTATGTCATGCGGCCAAACGCCCAGCGGGACACATAATGGGTGGCTTTTCCTGTACGCCCCCACCAGCAAAAGGCAAAGAGGCTCTTCCGAAGACCCAAAGAGCCCCTCCAGTGAGTAATAGCGACCAACGGGCCTGTGAGGGacaaaatatggatatttaGGCCCTTCGTCTGGGGGGAGAATCAGAATGGTCATTGATTCTCCCCTCCCAAAGTGCGGGTTCCCTGGGGACACCGGGAAAAGACGGGGGGCATCATGGAGGAATGAATGCGCGAGCCCATGATGCCCCCATACAACGTCTGAGAGGGGGACAACGGagtggggtttagtgggtattctctttCGCTCCTTCTCGCTAGGAGAGGGAGTCGAgagagggagtcccacataccctccccattatggccttgccccacggccggggagggatgcgtaaacgcattccccactccgtcaacaaaaaaaaaaaaaaaaaaaaaaggttaggttaggttaggttaggttaggttaggttaggttaggttaggttaggttaggttaggttaggttaggttaggttaggttaggttaggttaggttaggttaggttaggttaggttaggttaggttaggttaggttaggttaggttaggttaggttaggttaggttaggttaggttaggttaggttaggttaggttaggttaggttaggttaggttaggttaggttaggttaggttaggttaggttaggttaggttaggttaggttaggttaggttaggttaggttaggttaggttaggttaggttaggttaggttaggttaggttaggttaggttaggttaggttaggttaggttaggttaggttaggttaggttaggttaggttaggttaggttaggttaggttaggttaggttaggttaggttaggttaggttaggttaggttaggttaggttaggttaggttaggttaggttaggttaggttaggttaggttaggttaggttaggttaggttaggttaggttaggttaggttaggttaggttaggttaggttaggttaggttaggttaggttaggttaggttaggttaggttaggttaggttaggttaggttaggttaggttaggttaggttaggttaggttaggttaggttaggttaggttaggttaggttaggttaggttaggttaggttaggttaggttaggttaggttaggttaggttaggttaggttaggttaggttaggttaggttaggttaggttaggttaggttaggttaggttaggttaggttaggttaggttaggttaggttaggttaggttaggttaggttaggttaggttaggttaggttaggttaggttaggttaggttaggttaggttaggttaggttaggttaggttaggttaggttaggttaggttaggttaggttaggttaggttaggttaggttaggttaggttaggttaggttaggttaggttaggttaggttaggttaggttaggttaggttaggttaggttaggttaggttaggttaggttaggttaggttaggttaggttaggttaggttaggttaggttaggttaggttaggttaggttaggttaggttaggttaggttaggttaggttaggttaggttaggttaggttaggttaggttaggttaggttaggttaggttaggttaggttaggttaggttaggttaggttaggttaggttaggttaggttaggttaggttaggttaggttaggttaggttaggttaggttaggttaggttaggttaggttaggttaggttaggttaggttaggttaggttaggttaggttaggttaggttaggttaggttaggttaggttaggttaggttaggttaggttaggttaggttaggttaggttaggttaggttaggttaggttaggttaggttaggttaggttaggttaggttaggttaggttaggttaggttaggttaggttaggttaggttaggttaggttaggttaggttaggttaggttaggttaggttaggttaggttaggttaggttaggttaggttaggttaggttaggttaggttaggttaggttaggttaggttaggttaggttaggttaggttaggttaggttaggttaggttaggttaggttaggttaggttaggttaggttaggttaggttaggttaggttaggttaggttaggttaggttaggttaggttaggttaggttaggttaggttaggttaggttaggttaggttaggttaggttaggttaggttaggttaggttaggttaggttaggttaggttaggttaggttaggttaggttaggttaggttaggttaggttaggttaggttaggttaggttaggttaggttaggttaggttaggttaggttaggttaggttaggttaggttaggttaggttaggttaggttaggttaggttaggttaggttaggttaggttaggttaggttaggttaggttaggttaggttaggttaggttaggttaggttaggttaggttaggttaggttaggttaggttaggttaggttaggttaggttaggttaggttaggttaggttaggttaggttaggttaggttaggttaggttaggttaggttaggttaggttaggttaggttaggttaggttaggttaggttaggttaggttaggttaggttaggttaggttaggttaggttaggttaggttaggttaggttaggttaggttaggttaggttaggttaggttaggttaggttaggttaggttaggttaggttaggttaggttaggttaggttaggttaggttaggttaggttaggttaggttaggttaggttaggttaggttaggttaggttaggttaggttaggttaggttaggttaggttaggttaggttaggttaggttaggttaggttaggttaggttaggttaggttaggttaggttaggttaggttaggttaggttaggttaggttaggttaggttaggttaggttaggttaggttaggttaggttaggttaggttaggttaggttaggttaggttaggttaggttaggttaggttaggttaggttaggttaggttaggttaggttaggttaggttaggttaggttaggttaggttaggttaggttaggttaggttaggttaggttaggttaggttaggttaggttaggttaggttaggttaggttaggttaggttaggttaggttaggttaggttaggttaggttaggttaggttaggttaggttaggttaggttaggttaggttaggttaggttaggttaggttaggttaggttaggttaggttaggttaggttaggttaggttaggttaggttaggttaggttaggttaggttaggttaggttaggttaggttaggttaggttaggttaggttaggttaggttaggttaggttaggttaggttaggttaggttaggttaggttaggttaggttaggttaggttaggttaggttaggttaggttaggttaggttaggttaggttaggttaggttaggttaggttaggttaggttaggttaggttaggttaggttaggttaggttaggttaggttaggttaggttaggttaggttaggttaggttaggttaggttaggttaggttaggttaggttaggttaggttaggttaggttaggtt
Proteins encoded in this region:
- the LOC134658677 gene encoding uncharacterized protein LOC134658677, which produces MDNPAQGLNPEMAPITGPHKGASGAGSSTSPDWEEPMEGQDRAEAASKKRPHEGNRVLEYETHVGSGPKVSTALRGRAKAMVKKASMGHFTGLAAAKARLKAYKEDLLLEVLDSQEGKEKGVVPPLLLRRSQGDNKKKGDKEPWMVSPSPSPSQEMTESSPPLYTGTDYIEIVREATHIVLEAAGKSGNLNGQVWGKLNQACRDILAATDVLADRVEDEELRALKADNNLMREQLAQCQTEMKALRRALSERTIQPPQAPTAQCGQATDFSEALKEALKELKEDLKRDLTITMGNMISARTGYFPEPVPRPPLAADRNKTTANQPEPQSGAPPSRAVTGAPPTRQPKAPVAQPSAPATKKRANSAPRQKTVKEPSASPPSQPATKTQEPAESWTQVVRKGNGKSAKTPSPPAAPARKPAPAGPRKLVVPATAAIVMALKPESEATYASILYKVTKSVKLADVGVEHVKVRKTAAGARILEVSGSDNGRAADELCRKMTEVIGEEARVYRPTKMADLRISGLDEAATQEEIAGAIAKLGECSINEVKVGSIRAQYNGTASTLAQCPITAAKRVTAAGRLQIGWSSAIVVALDPTPMRCFRCMGTGHTRALCPSPVDRSGLCFRCSRPDHKRVDCKAETAFCSVCHAAKRPAGHIMGGFSCTPPPAKGKEALPKTQRAPPVSNSDQRACEGQNMDI